A window of Rhizobium acidisoli contains these coding sequences:
- a CDS encoding DUF2497 domain-containing protein translates to MAQPSVAREPSMEEILASIRQIIESNEPGAGKAISASLPPVYGADEDENGSEIHLTVDDTYAGVEFPEPAMRSSDPRFVAANSAGTAPEAEVPARALSLADVAARVRAASERSAVQAGQALREIPSGFRQPEPQPAIMPEPPRAAAPQPQPTQPVFPPATVAPVPQAAIEQPAEPVFAEAPRVQVTASAPPVAEPAAAVETTLPPLESAQSSAEAFLPSLVDEVQPTLLSENAGLQISRSFEELAAAIDGAERRSLDEIAEDMLRPMLREWLDDNLPTLVERLVREEIERVARGPRR, encoded by the coding sequence ATGGCTCAGCCAAGTGTAGCGCGTGAACCGTCCATGGAAGAAATTCTGGCCTCCATCCGCCAGATCATCGAAAGCAATGAGCCGGGCGCCGGCAAAGCGATTTCCGCATCTCTGCCGCCGGTTTACGGCGCCGATGAGGATGAGAACGGTTCCGAAATCCATCTAACGGTGGATGACACCTATGCCGGCGTGGAGTTCCCCGAACCGGCCATGCGCTCCTCCGATCCGCGTTTCGTCGCCGCCAACTCGGCCGGCACCGCCCCCGAAGCTGAAGTGCCGGCCCGCGCCCTGTCGCTTGCCGATGTCGCCGCCCGCGTGCGCGCCGCTTCCGAGCGTAGCGCCGTACAGGCCGGTCAGGCATTGCGTGAAATTCCGAGCGGCTTCCGTCAGCCTGAACCGCAGCCGGCCATCATGCCGGAGCCGCCGCGCGCGGCTGCACCGCAGCCGCAGCCGACGCAGCCTGTTTTCCCCCCGGCGACCGTAGCGCCGGTTCCCCAGGCTGCGATCGAGCAGCCAGCCGAGCCGGTATTTGCGGAAGCACCGCGGGTCCAAGTCACCGCATCGGCGCCTCCAGTCGCCGAACCCGCCGCCGCGGTCGAAACGACGTTGCCGCCTTTGGAATCCGCTCAGTCCTCGGCCGAAGCTTTCCTGCCGAGCCTTGTGGATGAGGTTCAGCCGACCCTGCTTTCGGAGAACGCCGGCCTGCAGATCAGCCGCTCCTTCGAGGAGCTTGCCGCCGCCATCGACGGTGCGGAGCGCCGCTCGCTAGACGAGATCGCCGAGGATATGCTGCGCCCGATGCTGCGCGAATGGCTTGATGATAATCTGCCGACGCTGGTCGAGCGGCTGGTGCGCGAGGAAATCGAGCGCGTGGCGCGCGGCCCGCGCCGCTGA